AAGTGCCCTTTATCGTAAAAACATGACGGAGCTTGCCATGGCGAATTGGTCGGGTTTCGTTCGATTTGGCTCTGCCTTGCCTCCGGTGTGGCGGATttgtgcccgacgagctcaaatcGACCTTGGCGTTGCTTCCATGGTTGTTGGCGAAGGTCAACTTTAGGGGGTTTTGTCGATGCTACATACGAAGTTGCAATTTGCTACATATGTGCATTATTTTCGTTGTGTAAGTATGACTTAAGCGGTACAACTATTTTATGTATGTATGCTATAGAGAAATTGCACGAATATTACATGTGTATTCTTGTAATGTTAGATGAGTTAGGCAAAAATGTTGGATATATTGAAGAGAAATGTTACAAACCGATGTTGCATTGTGAAAGTATTACATACGATAGCGGAACTTTTTGCACCATAATTTCGCGACTTTGATACTATAGCAAAAACATACCGGGGAACAATATTACATACTCTATTATTTTTTTGATACATATAGACCATTTTTGTTACATGATCAGACCCATGGGATTTGATCACTTAAGTGCAACTGAtggttggtgatacgtctccaacgtatctataatttctgatgttccatgctagttttatgacaatacttacatattttgttcacactttatatcgttttgatgcattttccggaactaacctattaacgagatgccgaagtgccagttcctgttttctgctgtttttggtttcagaaatcttacacaggaaatattctcggaattggacgaaatcaaggcccacgatcttatatttccacgaagcttccagaacaccgaagagggaccagaggggaggtccAGGGTCTCCACacgccatggcggcgcggccagagggggggcgcccccctactgtgtgggccccccaggacccttccgactctgcctattcgcctatttaagcctccgtgacctaaaacttcgatacgaataagccacgatacgagaaaccttccagagccaccgccgttgcgaagccaagattcgggggatagaagtctctgttccggcacgccgccgggacggggaagtgcccccagaaggcatctccatcgacaccaccgccatcttcatcgccgctgctgactcctatgatgaggagggagtagttctcccccgaggctgagggctctaccgtagctatgtggttcatctctctctctttttgatctagttgaatatcatctatgtgctactctagtgatgttattaaagtagtctattcctcctccatgatgtaatgttgacagtgtgtgcatcatgtagcacttggtataagctatgattgtgatctcttgtagtatgaagttaactattactatgatagtattgatgtgatctattccccctttcatagcctgacggtgacggtgtgcatgctatgttagtactcggtctaaattgcaatggtctatcatgcactctaaaggttacttaaatatgaactccggatgttgtggagcttgttaactccggcttgagggagctcttgtagccctacacaatgaatggtgtttgttatccaacaagagagtgtagagtagtttcagttatgtgatcaatgttgagagtgtccactagtgaaagtatgatccctaggccttatttttaagcatcgaatctccgtttatttactgttctactgcatgtttacttgctgccatatttatttcagattgcaattaccactcgtattcatccatattacttgtatttcaccatctcttcgccgaactagtgcacctatacatctgacaagtgtattaggtgtgttggggacacaagagacttcttgtaccgtgattgcagggtttcttgagagggatatctttgacctctacctccctgagttcgataaaccttgggtgattcacttaagggaaacttgctgctgttctacaaacctctgctcttggaggccgaacactgtctacaggaatagaagcgtgcgtagacatcagttggTCTTTTACATCCGGTTGTAGGATATCATTTTCGAACCGTACATACATCCTAACCGCGACGAAACCGAGTTTGGCCCGCACTCCCCATCTCGATTTGGCGGGACGGAAGTTTCATCTCCTCATATTCCTCTTTCGCGCCGTCACTGCCATCGATCTGCCTCCCCACTACCTCTCCGCCGCCGTTGCCTGCGGGGTTCGATGCCATGAACCTCTTCGAGCTCCTGTCGGCCGCCGGCTAGGTCGTGCGGCCTCAACCGCCACCTCCCACGGCTTCGGCAGTACGCATGAGTGCCCTGACCGCCACCGATTTATTTTGCGTGGCTCAAAAAATATGCCGGATCCTCTAAAAATACTCCCTAGCGTGTGGTGGCGTGCAATAAAGCTGGCACGCATAGCTAGGCTATTTATTTTGTCGTGCCTCAGAAATACTACGCCAGATCCTCGAATAGCTATTAGGTTTGCTATTGGGACCGCTAATTAGACTTTCTATCCGGTTTGCAGATGCTTGGATGaatattagggcatctccaacggggcgacccatcccgcgcccgcgcgtccggatgggtcgagccggacaaaaatacggcccaacgcggggacgcaccgcaaaagcggatggccgcggcgtccggaacgacgcaaacccggctctAATCTGggccgagtttgcgtggccgcggatggcacgcggcatcctcgcgtgtccgcctggTCCGCATGGCTGGCCCACATGTCGGTgcccagtcctattaaatgtggactggggagggggactgtccctatccagtccccactttCTACTCTGGCCGCACGCGCGAGatcgaagcttccgcgccgccatggccccgaagcgtgaGTTCGCgccgtccgccaacgaccacgaggccggcagcagcgccgccgcGCCGCGGCGTTCGCCATGGGGCCACCGGCGACGCCagacgcgaccggatctacgtcaccgtagcgaTGGCGCAGATGTTccggggacgccggcgtcccaatgccgtggggacgtgcacctcccccacggccGGCACCTAAGCCCAaatcgggttccggtgccgcccatcccggcgtccggccgcgcccgcatcacggagatccggaggcgccgcgcgCACGCCGGCGGGCCTCCAGAGGACCCCGCGTACGGCGACGGAAGTCCCAAccgggacttgtggttcgaggtggagcacgatgcgcgccggcacacgtgcttcacgtcggcgacggcgcggcctcgGCCCACCCGCGCACACCGCAAGGCGGgcaggccgccgccccggcggctCGTACATCGACGAGCCGCCCCAGCCCCAGCCCGAGCAGCCCCTGCCGCAGCCCGCagcaggaggacgaagaggacccgGAGGCGCAGCGGCGCTCACGGCGTCCCGCGAGCAAAGGCGACCTCGACGAGCCGGCCAAATGGCGGCACCTCGCCGAGACGCCGCGCGTCTCCGCTCGGCGGAGAAGGCCAGAAGGCCCAGGAGAACGCCCagcggaggcgtgggccttcctcgagatGGCGCGCCGGCAGAGGAGGGACACGCGCCGGCGGCGCTCcgtgaggaggaggagcgccgtgCCGCGctcccggcggaggaggagcgccggccgcgctccggcggaggaggaggagcagcccgcaaggagtccgcgcggagggcacgatcgcgcagccggcgagcccgccgaaccCGCACTCCGCCCGGAAAAGGGCGCGATGGTCGCCCGCCGAAGTCCCCGCCGCCCTCCGGCGTTTCTAGCCGAATAGCCGCTTCGCcggggcgtcgtcgtcatcgacgccgacgacgagtactactgggggtagtactgccggcggccaccgcgtgctcgcaaaccctggctagggtttgctttttttttttttagtttaaagcccatatagggctttcttttgtgtaaaatttgCCCAAAGTAGGGCTAAATTTAATGACCAACTAGTttaaatttatgttttgttgttttccttttttattttgatttttgttttattttattacatatgcgctgcgtccgcgcgttgagCGCAGCGCGcgatccaaacggacgcgcggacgctgGCCGctgtccgctcggccacccaaacggccaaaaatggacggcccagcgcgtccgtttggatcgCGTGGTTGGAGATAGGCATAAACCTATTTTCAGTGCAAAATGGTTAAGCAAACTCGGTGATGTTGCTGGTGCCCGTGGATGTGGATAGAAACAACTTTTTCTCCGTTGGCATCCGCGGTACGATACTCTCTGCTGACGCGGGAGACTCGGTTCCGTTGACTTCCTGTTCAGCTCGAGTTCGGACATAGCTAGGGAAGAATGCGGGAAGGGGAAAGAGAGAGGGGCATGTACCGTACAGAGGAGAGAGATACGAACGGATCTTGTTGTTGCTGTTTTTTTTTCTGAAGAAAAATACAAAGCTGGAGAGTGCGGGAGGCAGAGGCTCTCGATGCCGTCCACGCGTGCGGTCGCACGGATGGTCGCACCCGCGCGGCACAGGCAAGCTTTTATCTGCGGAGATGAAGTTGTTGTGCATTAATGGAATTTATTTATTTCCATGAGAAAATATAAGATCGTCACCCGTCGTCGCCAGCTCACACTGGATAGCGATTTGCTCTGATTTGACAGGGAGGCGATCCTGTTCTGTGAGAACTTAAGCTTGCTTCCTTCGCGACCAAGGCTGCAATGCTGCTAGTATAATCTCTCTGACCATCTCCTCCACACCACACTCGCGACCAAGCCCAATTTCGTCGGATCGGATCGGCCTACGCGTCGATGGCCATGGAAGCGGAGCGCGAGGGCGAGGAGCAGCGGCGCCCTCTCCTCTCACCCCAGCCAGGTCCTCCATTCGCCGTCGAACCCACCCGTACCGTATGATCTCACCTCTGATATGATCTCATCCATTCTAGTGGAATTCCGTTTCAGCAGCGGAGCACCAGCAGCAGTACCAGCACCTGGGCCGGAGCAGCTCGTCGGCgctgcgcggaggcggaggcgggtggggcggcggcgggccgGAGGTCAGCGCCGCCGAGGTCAGGTCCGccgcctccttctcctcctccaactACTATCCTCCGGCCCCGGAGCCCCACCACGACGTCGTCTACCCACCGTCCATCCACAGCGCCGTCCTCTCCCCGTCCCCTTCGCCTGCTCCCACTCCTCCACATCCGCATGGTGATTCCTcggtgttacttgcttatttctatATTTTTCTTGTGCCGCTGTAATGCTAACCATTCGGTTGGCACATCACAAGGTTTGGCGATCGTTCCGCAAGGGCCGTACCCGTACGGTGGTGATTACCAACCTTCTCCGGGCGTTGGGAGGTGAGTGTTTCATATCTGTGTTGCTTCCTGGGTTCCGAAGTCCTGGATGTAACCAGTTTTTGGTCAAGTAGTTGCTGAACAACCAGTCGAGTACTGAAAAATGCGAGTAGCCTTTCTCGTTctcccccaaagcaatttgggacGCGCCGGACTAAAAAtctgttccagccgcgtcccctaaagcctatttttgtccggcgcggccctatacggtgtccggcgctctgagcccgtccccgtcccataggggacgctccgggcacgccggacacaacgaaaagctaggcgggctcccacatgtcggcgactatttgcataaaccgttcgTTCGCGCTTTTTTTCTCGttgctccttccttcccgcgcctcccacccctccgccgtcgctggatttcccggccgtttggacgtctgatctctgctgagagtcagcaccgtcgtcgcggctggggctcccgccggtcgtgccgccgccgccgcttcgccagcgcgtcacagaacgcgccgtcaaatctgCCCCACCTtcgcgcacacaaggtgctcgacgacttgtcaggtaggcgcgattggctgAGCACCTTGTTTGAtaacatttttattcatatgctatatttgataaatggttctgtgttaaaaagaagtattttaaatgtttgggggcggcgtttgggggacgcggctggggagcgacgtcccccaaacgcgacacgaacaaaacacgtcccccaaacgctcaatccggcgcggtttgggggacgctttggggaacgcggctggagatgctctaacgttGGGAATGCATACCCTTCCTGGCCGGTAGACTGATCAGATTTTTTTCCGCGAAAAAGTAAAAACCTTGCgattcgatgcattgatagagaAAGAAGTGTATATGTACAAACCCAAGAAAGGGCTAACACTACGCCATACAACTCAACCCCGAAAAGCTAATCTAAGGGAGTAGTTGACGAAGACCCCAGGCCCCCGCGTCCGCCCACTGCCTCGCCTCGGCCCTGATGTCCTCAAATAGGGAAGCCACCGATGGTCGCGCATTGTCGAAGACTGCGGCGTTCCTATGCTTCCATATCCCCCATGTCGTGAGCATGATCAGTGACGAGGTTCCCTTGCGCAGCTGGTGGGGGGCGGTCCGCACCACCagcgaccaccactccgcgaagtcACCCTCAACCGTGGGTGCTGAGGTGGATCGAATCCAGGACAGGACCTCGTGCCAGATAGTCCTGGAGAAAGGACATCTAGGACATCCAGTGAGAATGTGTGCCATAGTCTCCTCAGATTGGTCACAGACCGGGCATCTCGCCGTGTGTGGAAGACCACGACACGCAAGCCGCTCACTTGTCCAACATCTGGCTGGCCTGAATTTCACCCTAGGCGGCGCCCAGGATTTCCAGTTCAGCTCCCACGAGCCTGATGTAATCGCCCCTGGAAGAGGGTGTCATAGCAGGAGCGTGAAGAGTATTGGGCATCCGTCGTCAAACACCAAATCATCTTATCCGGCTCCGTCGATAGTTGAGCGCCCCTGAGTCTGGACATATTGCCAAAGGGCCAGAGCGCTAAGTGCACCAACTATGTCCGAGATCCAGCTGCGCCCCACCAGCGCTTGCTGTACCGTACGCTGCCTCCTATGGCGCTTGGGGATGAGCGCGTACAGTTCCTCTATCTCTCTAATCGATCGACCATCCAACCACCTGTCCTCCCAGAACAGGGTAGACGTACCGTCGCCTACCACCATGGAAGTGGAGGCAGCAAAGACATCCATCTCTGCCTTAGAGAAGTGCATATCGAGCCCGCGCCAAGGTCGCAGGGGTCAGTCCTCATTCTCCACAGCCATCGAACCCTTAGGCTGATAGCAGTACGAGCGAGGTCTGGGATCCCCAAACCACCGAACCGCAGCGGGCGGCACTCCCTAGACCAGTTGCCGTGACAGTGGACACCATTGTGTCGGCCCTACCCGCCCATAGAAATCCGCGCAGAATCTTGTTCACCTGTTTAAGTGATATCTTGTTAAAGGAAAGCACTATGAGTTGGTGCAGCGCTATGGCCGCGAGCACCAATCAGACGATTGTTAAGCGCCCCGCGGTAGGCAGCTTGTCAGCCAGCCCATCCACCACAGGCTTGAAAGCCTCACCCAGCAGCCGTCTGATCGAGAGGGGGATACCAAGGTACTTCACCGGGAAGGGTGCTAACTGACATCCCATAACTGTGGCCGCACCATTGGCCTCCTCCGAGCAAGCAATTGGGGAAACGGAGCACTTGGCGAAGTTGGTATGTAGCCCCGATGCCTCTCCGAAGAGCTCCAAGATTCTGCGGACAGCGCGCAAATCCGTCTCATCCGGGTGGCAGAAGATGACTACATCGTTTGTGTAAAGTGAGACCGACGTCACCAGCTCCCTTCGCGCCAAGCGCTGAAGGATCCCCAACCTGTTGAGCGTGTTCATGACCAACACGAACAACGATGGCGACAGCGGATCACCCTGTCTCAGGCCCCTCCTGGCTAGCCATTGAGCATCACCCGAGTACTCACCATGGACAGTAGAATGGCGACCAACTCGTAGAATCTCGGACCGAACCCCATCTTACGAAGAACCTCAACCAGGAAACCCCATGAGATGGAATCGAAGGCCCGCGCTATGTCCAACTTGAGCATCACCCGTGGCTCCTTCTGCCGATGAAGGAACCTCGCCGTCTGTTGAATCAACATGAAGTTGTCGTGGATGCACCGCTTGCGACTGAAGGCACATTGGTTGCAATCCACCAGCGAATCCATCCGAGGTGCCAGGCGAGATGCCAAGGTCTTTGCCACCAACTTGGCAAAGATATGGATCAAACTGATCGGCCTGTAGTCACCCAGCGCCGCCGCATCCGGGCGCTTGGGCAGCAGTATCAACAAGGCCTGATTCATGCCCTGAAATCCGTGCCCGCACATCGTGAATAGCTTATCGAAAGCTGCCATAAAATCCCCCTTCACAATTCCCCAACAACTCTGGAGGAACTCAGCCGTGAACCTGTCTGATCCCGGCGCTTTGCCATGCGGCAGCCGCCTAACAACCTCCCAAACCTCTCCCTCTGACGGTCTGCTGATGTTCCTAGGAGTTGATACATCCTGTCATTTTTGCTTGAGCTCAGAAGAACTCAACAGTTAGTCAAACTGATGCAGTAGGAAGTAACTACTACATTAGCATATAATAGGCAGTAAGTTGTGACTTATACATGGATTCCATCTGCTTCGTAGTTATGGTTGAACAAAGAGTATTGTATTGGCATGAAAAATAATCCTTTGTTTCAAAACTCAATATTTTCACTGGGTCGACGCTTAATGATTTAAATAGTCTGGCAACCACATATATATCCAGTATTTCACATGAATGATCAACAAGATGCAATGATGGTGCTAACATGTGCTCTCGGATGAGAAGGAGAAAACCTGCAAAATGAGCAATAAGAGCAAGAACTGAAATGGAAGTACAACTGGACTGTGCATTGTACACATGTTTCTCAAAATGCAAAAGAAGTTATGCTATTGTTGTCCTGCCCCCTTATTCTGCTTCTGTTCCATCCTTATCTTGTTTAGCGTGCTTGTTTTCCTCAAATACTCAGCACAAATTGCCAATTGAATGACTGGATTTTTTTGATAGGGATGTACTGGATGAGGTGGAGATTCGGCAGCTGCTTATTGAACATGTTGGGCATCGATGTTGCTGGGGAAGTCAGCCTGCCCGCAAGTGGAAAATTACATCCATCGAGGACTGCAATGTATATGTTGGAACTTTGGAAACTTTTATCGAGGAAAGGGACACCATAGTAAAAAAGGAACCTTATGATGGCGGGAAAATAGATGGAAGAGACCAGGGTCCTGTTCTTGGTGTGTGGGAACTAGATTTGAGGGCTGAGTTTCCTTTACTCTTTGTACCGGAAAAAGAAGTTATGATCAAGATTCCTCATTCAGAAGTTCCTGAAAAATGCTTAGGTATGATATCCATTTACCAGAACATCATGTAGTTGCGTAACTTTATTTTGAAGATTTCAGTAATACGACAACTTTTGTGTCTCTTTTTATGTAGCTTATCTAATTTAAGCGTACAGTATCATTTCTTTTCCATAATAGGATTTTTTTTCTAAGTACAGAACACCTTATATTCTCTATTCCTATCTACGACGACGTTGTATATCGTGTTTCCTGCTGTGTATAGTCTATACAATTTATTTTGTTCAAAGATCCTATTAGGCATTGCAAGTACAAATATATACATCAACCAAATTTCTCACATGGGTTTCTCAGGCCCATCAAATAtcattatttaccttttgttcctGCTGTTATGTTACATCAGGTCAATGTTAGGGTCAGGGTCTTGGGCCCACAGCTGGGCACATGTGCCAAAGTGGCAGTGAAATTATTAATTAGTTGGAGATAGACTACTTCAAGCCTGAGATAGAATTAGATATCAAGTGCTATGGACATCCAGGTTTATGAGTCCCAGCTGGCAGCCAGCTATGTATAAAGCAACACGTTGTATGCAAATTATGAAAGCAATATGAATTGTATACACCTAAATTTGTTTCCCTCTATAATTAACCTCACCTAATCAAGCCGAGCCATCCTGACTACCTTCCCAGCTGCAATTACCTCCATCAGAAAGTTCACTTGTACTGGTGTTGCTTTCACAAGTATGCATTTTCTTATTTTTAGTACCAAAGTGAAGTGTCAATTCAACTTGAACACACTAAAGGATCTCATAATCAACCTCATGTTTGGAGTTCACAATGTGGGAAAAAAACCTTTAGAAAGAAGAACAATTACCCAATTCTGGTAGACATGACATAGGAACTACTATTTATGGGAAATTCATCTAATGCACCAGTAGCAGTTCATGCTATAAATTCATGCAATGTTCAGCAACATTGTTTTCCAGTTTATGACTGAATGGTGCATCAGTTTGAGATCCATTAGCTTTGTCCATCTATTAGTAGAGGGATAATAGACATAATCTATCCATACTTATTGAGTGCTATAAGGCAGTAAACCTAGATCCTACATAAACTGTTTATTCATTTTTTCACACATAAGCTTAGTCCGTTCTTCCTTGTCGATTCAATGGTTGTGGACCCAAGATGCCGACCTTAAAATTCTAACTCTTTGGAGAAGAATAAGAAGGGTGAACTTCCGTATGATTGAATATTTCTTTTGTGCTAGAACCTTAAATTGTCTTGGCACATTTTGAAGTTGTTAGTGTTAATTGATCTTTTTTATCAGCCTTCTTTTGTAGCCTTATTTGTTCTTTTTTGTATTTGCAGTTTTAGCATGGTAAATATCATAATTTACTCATCATCTTTCTAGTTTTGAATAGTTCCCAATTTCCATATTCCAATGTTTCTGACAGATTGCGAGGGTCGTGGAGAGACCCCATGTCCTACTTGCAATCCTGGTCAGCAGAATGGGTTTTACAAGGCAA
This Lolium perenne isolate Kyuss_39 chromosome 1, Kyuss_2.0, whole genome shotgun sequence DNA region includes the following protein-coding sequences:
- the LOC127294348 gene encoding uncharacterized protein isoform X2 is translated as MAMEAEREGEEQRRPLLSPQPAEHQQQYQHLGRSSSSALRGGGGGWGGGGPEVSAAEVRSAASFSSSNYYPPAPEPHHDVVYPPSIHSAVLSPSPSPAPTPPHPHGLAIVPQGPYPYGGDYQPSPGVGRDVLDEVEIRQLLIEHVGHRCCWGSQPARKWKITSIEDCNVYVGTLETFIEERDTIVKKEPYDGGKIDGRDQGPVLGVWELDLRAEFPLLFVPEKEVMIKIPHSEVPEKCLDCEGRGETPCPTCNPGQQNGFYKANQMTRCSACHGRGLLAHQDGSDSVCGMCNGQGTLPCIACSSRGLVTCKTCEGCGSLLAQSTAHVRWKTLSARKVSATSGAASVPEEVFHRAKGVQLCNIQAYQCTPAFFADSYPLNQFSSEVVASRLPVPPSARVISERHIISVVPVTRVTMSHRKRSFSFYVVGYSRDVFVRDYPSKFCWGLCCCFEWLGN
- the LOC127294348 gene encoding uncharacterized protein isoform X1, with translation MAMEAEREGEEQRRPLLSPQPAAEHQQQYQHLGRSSSSALRGGGGGWGGGGPEVSAAEVRSAASFSSSNYYPPAPEPHHDVVYPPSIHSAVLSPSPSPAPTPPHPHGLAIVPQGPYPYGGDYQPSPGVGRDVLDEVEIRQLLIEHVGHRCCWGSQPARKWKITSIEDCNVYVGTLETFIEERDTIVKKEPYDGGKIDGRDQGPVLGVWELDLRAEFPLLFVPEKEVMIKIPHSEVPEKCLDCEGRGETPCPTCNPGQQNGFYKANQMTRCSACHGRGLLAHQDGSDSVCGMCNGQGTLPCIACSSRGLVTCKTCEGCGSLLAQSTAHVRWKTLSARKVSATSGAASVPEEVFHRAKGVQLCNIQAYQCTPAFFADSYPLNQFSSEVVASRLPVPPSARVISERHIISVVPVTRVTMSHRKRSFSFYVVGYSRDVFVRDYPSKFCWGLCCCFEWLGN